In a single window of the Littorina saxatilis isolate snail1 linkage group LG5, US_GU_Lsax_2.0, whole genome shotgun sequence genome:
- the LOC138967304 gene encoding kelch-like protein 23 produces MEWKSRIAASVLDGFQRCFAQNIFTDVEVEVDNVVFQCHKVFLCAVSDFFSAMFQSGMRESVNNRIQLSGLSPSTFRDVLTFYYEGDDKIVTHDTVEELLRAAGLLQLECLQARCEDYYAAHLFPENALGIWKLASCLGCKHLEQLARIFLLRHFGAICQEAEFLSLEVDALQDLLGDSDLKVSSEDVVCTAAMKWVKHDLSCRTQHLDALVSSLCLHMLSPVCYSNLAAFSKFTCASCSPSLLPEHPRRRSQTGSSSDLALGRRSRNYEEMLVVLGVHKSTKMLPAVHAYSFTLATWYQLDPLPFDPGVGYATCVHDNNVYISGISLRRGYMLRYDSEENFWQEVTEMPERRRYHELVVAGDFVYAVGGCNKRDGASDTVTRYCTREDTWKMVGHLQLGVYSASATVVNDVILVFGGRAHGSVRRKEIQAFNTHSNTSCVINRFSSPVTESRALHVGDEAFVALTNGTVVKVLEDGAIFPHANLPNFDRYNFGFVYRPNGLLIVGGETRYPSGLGSGHFADFIQVDADSGKVSVISDKLFPSASAACCCMVILRRTTFPKLPQQSHNL; encoded by the coding sequence ATGGAGTGGAAAAGCCGCATTGCAGCGTCAGTGCTGGATGGCTTTCAGCGCTGCTTTGCGCAGAACATCTTCACTGACGTGGAGGTTGAAGTGGACAACGTGGTGTTCCAGTGTCACAAGGTGTTCCTGTGCGCAGTCTCCGACTTCTTCAGCGCAATGTTTCAGTCGGGCATGCGTGAGAGCGTCAACAACAGGATCCAGCTGTCGGGCCTCTCTCCGAGCACCTTCAGGGACGTACTGACATTTTATTACGAAGGCGACGACAAAATCGTCACGCACGACACAGTGGAGGAGCTCCTGCGAGCGGCTGGTTTGCTGCAGCTGGAATGTCTGCAGGCCAGGTGTGAAGACTACTACGCAGCGCACCTCTTTCCGGAGAACGCTTTAGGCATCTGGAAGCTGGCGTCGTGTCTGGGCTGTAAACACCTGGAGCAGCTGGCACGCATTTTCCTGCTGCGTCACTTCGGCGCCATATGTCAGGAGGCGGAGTTTCTGTCGCTTGAGGTGGACGCCTTGCAGGACTTGCTGGGCGACAGTGACCTCAAGGTCAGCAGTGAGGACGTTGTGTGCACGGCGGCCATGAAGTGGGTCAAGCACGACCTGTCATGTCGCACGCAGCACCTGGACGCGCTGGTCAGCAGTCTGTGCCTCCACATGCTGTCCCCCGTCTGTTACTCGAACCTGGCCGCTTTCTCCAAGTTCACCTGTGCCTcctgctccccctccctcttACCTGAGCACCCCCGGCGCCGATCGCAGACAGGATCATCCTCGGACCTGGCGCTAGGTCGTCGAAGTCGCAACTACGAAGAGATGCTGGTGGTGCTGGGTGTGCACAAGTCCACCAAGATGCTGCCCGCTGTCCACGCCTACAGCTTCACCCTGGCCACCTGGTACCAGCTTGACCCCCTGCCCTTTGACCCGGGTGTCGGCTACGCCACGTGCGTGCATGACAACAATGTGTACATTTCGGGCATCTCGCTGAGGAGGGGCTACATGCTGCGCTACGACAGTGAGGAGAACTTCTGGCAGGAGGTGACGGAGATGCCGGAAAGACGGCGCTATCACGAACTGGTGGTTGCCGGGGACTTTGTGTACGCTGTGGGGGGATGCAACAAACGCGACGGAGCCTCAGACACCGTCACCCGCTACTGCACGCGGGAAGATACCTGGAAAATGGTGGGTCACTTACAGCTGGGCGTCTACTCCGCCTCGGCCACTGTCGTCAATGACGTCATCCTGGTGTTCGGGGGTCGTGCCCACGGCAGCGTGAGACGCAAAGAGATTCAGGCGTTCAACACTCATAGTAACACGTCCTGCGTCATCAACCGCTTTTCCTCGCCTGTGACAGAAAGCAGAGCTCTCCACGTGGGTGACGAGGCGTTTGTGGCTCTGACCAATGGAACGGTGGTGAAGGTATTGGAGGACGGAGCCATCTTCCCGCATGCAAACCTGCCCAACTTTGACCGCTACAACTTTGGCTTTGTCTACAGACCCAACGGCCTGCTGATAGTCGGGGGGGAGACCCGCTATCCCTCGGGTTTGGGGTCAGGGCACTTTGCGGATTTCATTCAGGTGGACGCTGATTCAGGCAAAGTGTCGGTCATCAGTGACAAGTTATTTCCCTCCGCCAGTGCCGCTTGCTGCTGCATGGTCATTTTGCGACGAACGACCTTTCCCAAGCTCCCTCAGCAGTCTCACAACTTGTAG